In Gymnogyps californianus isolate 813 chromosome 1, ASM1813914v2, whole genome shotgun sequence, the following are encoded in one genomic region:
- the STRAP gene encoding serine-threonine kinase receptor-associated protein codes for MAMRQTPLTCSGHTRPVVDLAFSGVTPYGYFLISACKDGKPMLRQGDTGDWIGTFLGHKGAVWGATLNTDATKAATAAADFTAKVWDAVSGDELITLAHKHIVKSVDFTQDSNYLLTGGQDKLLRIYDLSKPEAEPDVVSGHTSGIKKALWSSDDKQILSADDKTVRLWDRSTMTEVKALNVAMSVSSMEYVPEGQILVITYGKTIAFHSAETLEQIKSFEAPATINSASLHPAKECLVAGGEDFKLYKYDYNTGEELESYKGHFGPIHCVRFSPDGELYASGSEDGTLRLWQTTVGKTYGLWKCVVPEEENAEAAKARATLPGTAEEEIEELASENSDSVYSSTPEVKA; via the exons atggccATGAGGCAGACCCCGCTGACGTGCTCCGGGCACACGCGGCCCGTGGTGGACCTGGCCTTCAGCGGCGTCACCCCCTACGGCTACTTCCTCATCAGCGCCTGCAAGG ATGGGAAGCCTATGCTGCGTCAGGGCGACACAGGAGACTGGATTGGCACATTTCTAGGTCATAAAGGTGCTGTTTGGGGTGCCACTTTGAACACGGATGCCACTAAAgcagctacagcagcagcagattttaCAGC CAAAGTGTGGGATGCTGTGTCAGGTGATGAACTAATCACATTGGCTCACAAACACATTGTCAAAAGTGTGGATTTTACACAG GATAGCAATTATCTGTTAACAGGTGGACAAGATAAACTGTTGCGTATCTATGACTTGAGCAAGCCAGAAGCAG aacCTGATGTTGTCAGTGGGCATACTTCTGGCATTAAAAAGGCCTTATGGAGCAGTGATGACAAACAGATTCTTTCAGCTGATGATAAAACTGTCCG CCTCTGGGACCGGAGTACCATGACTGAAGTAAAGGCACTAAATGTTGCAATGTCGGTGAGCAGCATGGAGTATGTTCCAGAAGGACAGATACTTGTGATAACCTATGGGAAGACTATTGCTTTTCATAGTGCAGAAAC tCTAGAGCAGATTAAATCGTTCGAAGCACCTGCTACAATCAATTCTGCATCACTTCACCCTGCAAAAGAATGTTTGGTTGCGGGTGGTGAAGATTTTAAACTCTATAAATATGACTATAATACAGGAGAAGAATTAG AATCTTACAAAGGACACTTTGGTCCAATTCACTGTGTGAGATTTAGCCCTGATGGAGAGTTATATGCAAGTGGCTCTGAGGATGGTACACTAAGGCTGTGGCAGACAACAGTAGGGAAAACCTATGGTCTTTGGAAGTGTGTAGTTCCTG aagaggagaatgcagaagcagcaaaagcaagggCCACCCTTCCAGgaactgcagaggaggaaataG aAGAGCTTGCCTCTGAAAACTCAGATTCAGTGTACAGCTCAACTCCTGAAGTTAAGGCCTGA